Proteins encoded within one genomic window of Dyadobacter chenhuakuii:
- a CDS encoding glycoside hydrolase family 95 protein, whose amino-acid sequence MIFRFLQFSKATLLAGFVISLSTTPSHAQDLKLWYKQPSKQWEDALPIGNGSLAAMVFGGVENERIQFNEETLWTGEPRSYAHKGASQYLAQIRTLLNEGKQKEAEAIASEHFMGVPLRQMAYQAFGDVHIDFPEHRNASDYRRELDLEKGIAQVYYKNGNVGFKREVFASYPAKAIYIKLTADQAGKLNFAVRMDAIHAQKNITGHANELTLQVKVENGVLEGVAKMKVVTDGKVSHKNGKINVENATAATLILSAATNYVDYQTVSGNPAAKSAAILKNAPLVDKALKEHIADHQQLFGHFALHLPMKANSALPTDERLVKFKDNPDDPAFLALYVQYARYLLIASSRPGTHAANLQGKWNHQLKPSWDSKYTVNINTEMNYWPVEMGNLPECHQPLFAMIADLSKTGAAVAKEHYNANGWLVHHNTDVWRGAAPINASNHGIWVTGGAWLSLHLWEHYRFTQDKTFLEKTAYPLMKGAAVFFVDFLVKDPKTGMLISSPSNSPENGGLVAGPTMDHQIIRALFKACLESADVLKTDQDFAARLKKLSLQIAPNQVGKAGQLQEWMTDIDDTTSHHRHVSHLWGVYPGEEITPEKTPELIQAAKKSLEFRGDDGTGWSLAWKINYWARFLDGEHAYTMIRKLFNPIMDASVKKGGGGSYPNLFDAHPPFQIDGNFGGAAGILELLAQSHLGELHLLPALPKALPDGKVSGLVARGAFEITMKWKNGQLQRVDVLSKAGNPCHVRYGSKRVTFDTVKGKHYKLNADLQLQ is encoded by the coding sequence ATGATTTTCAGGTTCTTACAATTTTCCAAAGCAACATTACTGGCCGGGTTTGTGATCAGTCTGAGTACGACGCCGAGCCATGCGCAGGATCTGAAACTTTGGTATAAACAACCTTCCAAGCAATGGGAAGACGCCCTGCCCATTGGCAACGGAAGCCTGGCGGCGATGGTGTTTGGCGGTGTGGAAAATGAGCGGATCCAGTTCAACGAAGAGACATTATGGACCGGCGAGCCGCGGAGTTATGCGCACAAAGGCGCAAGCCAGTATTTAGCTCAGATCCGGACATTGCTGAACGAGGGTAAGCAAAAAGAAGCGGAAGCAATTGCCAGTGAGCATTTTATGGGTGTTCCGCTCCGGCAGATGGCCTATCAGGCATTCGGCGATGTGCACATTGATTTTCCTGAGCATAGGAACGCGAGTGACTATCGCCGCGAGCTGGATCTCGAAAAAGGGATTGCGCAGGTCTACTATAAGAATGGTAATGTCGGTTTCAAAAGGGAGGTTTTTGCAAGTTATCCCGCTAAGGCCATTTATATAAAACTTACAGCCGATCAAGCCGGAAAGCTAAATTTCGCCGTTCGCATGGACGCCATTCATGCGCAAAAAAACATAACCGGGCATGCCAATGAGCTGACATTGCAAGTGAAGGTTGAAAATGGTGTGCTTGAAGGCGTGGCCAAAATGAAGGTTGTTACGGATGGAAAAGTCAGTCATAAGAATGGTAAAATTAACGTTGAAAATGCCACGGCAGCAACATTAATACTTTCAGCAGCAACGAATTATGTGGATTATCAAACTGTAAGTGGAAATCCAGCTGCCAAATCAGCCGCTATCCTCAAAAATGCACCACTTGTTGATAAAGCCTTGAAAGAGCACATTGCGGATCATCAGCAGCTTTTCGGTCATTTTGCGCTGCATCTCCCTATGAAAGCCAATTCCGCATTGCCCACAGACGAGCGGCTTGTCAAATTCAAGGATAACCCGGATGATCCGGCTTTTTTGGCCTTATATGTGCAGTACGCGCGCTATTTGCTTATTGCGAGCAGTCGGCCCGGTACGCATGCGGCGAACTTGCAGGGAAAGTGGAACCACCAGCTGAAACCTTCCTGGGACAGCAAGTACACGGTGAACATTAATACGGAAATGAATTACTGGCCGGTTGAAATGGGCAATCTGCCGGAGTGTCATCAGCCGCTTTTTGCGATGATAGCCGATCTGTCCAAAACCGGCGCAGCGGTGGCAAAGGAACATTACAATGCAAATGGCTGGCTGGTGCATCACAACACGGACGTCTGGCGCGGCGCGGCGCCAATTAATGCTTCCAACCACGGAATCTGGGTCACAGGCGGTGCGTGGCTGAGCCTGCATTTGTGGGAACATTATCGTTTTACACAGGACAAAACTTTTCTCGAAAAAACAGCTTATCCGCTCATGAAAGGCGCAGCGGTGTTTTTTGTGGACTTTTTGGTCAAAGACCCAAAGACCGGCATGCTGATCAGCTCGCCTTCCAATTCACCTGAAAACGGTGGCCTCGTAGCCGGACCGACCATGGATCATCAGATAATCAGGGCCTTGTTCAAAGCGTGCCTTGAAAGTGCGGATGTGCTGAAAACAGATCAGGATTTTGCAGCCAGATTAAAGAAACTTTCCTTGCAAATCGCTCCGAATCAGGTAGGTAAGGCAGGTCAGTTACAAGAGTGGATGACCGATATTGATGATACAACGAGCCATCACCGGCATGTTTCGCATTTGTGGGGCGTGTATCCGGGCGAGGAAATCACGCCTGAAAAAACGCCTGAGCTCATTCAGGCCGCAAAGAAATCGCTCGAATTCCGCGGCGATGACGGAACTGGGTGGAGCCTTGCCTGGAAAATCAATTACTGGGCGAGATTCCTGGATGGCGAGCACGCTTACACGATGATCCGAAAGCTTTTCAACCCCATCATGGATGCGTCCGTTAAAAAGGGCGGGGGAGGTTCCTACCCCAATCTTTTCGACGCGCATCCACCGTTCCAGATCGATGGGAATTTTGGCGGAGCAGCGGGCATCCTGGAATTACTGGCGCAAAGCCATCTTGGAGAACTGCACTTATTGCCTGCTCTTCCCAAAGCATTACCCGACGGAAAAGTGTCCGGCCTGGTGGCAAGAGGTGCATTTGAAATTACCATGAAATGGAAAAACGGTCAGTTACAGCGTGTTGACGTCCTTTCGAAGGCGGGTAACCCTTGCCATGTCCGCTATGGATCCAAGCGTGTGACATTTGATACGGTGAAAGGGAAACATTATAAATTGAATGCGGATCTTCAATTACAGTAA
- a CDS encoding FGGY family carbohydrate kinase, with the protein MNGPFILAIDQGTSSTKTLVFDKMGAAVARGVEALHTHYLDGGLVEQDPEEIYQNVLLSVRKCLADFEQKGGIISEITACGISNQRETFVLWDENGKPLCPAVVWQCKRSVAVCEKLKTSGLEGEIREKTGLLIDPYFSGSKVIWLNEHHAAVKATIEAGKAFFGTVDTWLLYKLTSGAAYLTDHTNASRTLFFNLKTLDWDRDLLRKFDLQNLQLPDIQASSSFFGAIDFEGLLQTKINVTGMIGDSHAAAFGEGCFAPGVAKATLGTGSSILMNIGKEPKFSKNGMVTTIGWSTGDHVEYALEGVIVTCGATVLWLKNNLGMFGDIADTQEMANSVRDNNGVYLVPAFSGLGAPHWDMSRKASITGLTFDCNKNHVVRAALESIPYQIKDVITAMESDTGILLQELKVDGGLTANTFVVQFLADLLEKPVVNLGFPEVSALGAAYLAGLQAGVYRDIAFLENLNTNHTMLLPSPDNAIARAGYKGWQEAIG; encoded by the coding sequence ATGAACGGCCCATTTATACTGGCGATTGACCAAGGCACGAGCAGTACCAAAACACTCGTTTTTGATAAAATGGGCGCTGCTGTCGCACGCGGTGTGGAGGCTCTTCATACGCATTATCTGGATGGCGGGCTTGTAGAGCAGGATCCTGAGGAGATTTATCAAAATGTGCTTCTATCGGTTCGCAAGTGCCTCGCCGATTTTGAGCAAAAGGGGGGAATCATTTCTGAGATAACTGCCTGCGGGATTTCGAATCAGCGCGAGACATTCGTGTTGTGGGATGAGAATGGAAAACCTTTGTGCCCTGCCGTGGTTTGGCAATGTAAAAGGTCGGTTGCTGTTTGTGAAAAACTTAAAACGTCCGGCCTGGAAGGTGAGATCCGGGAGAAAACCGGGCTGCTGATCGATCCTTATTTCTCGGGCTCAAAAGTGATTTGGCTCAATGAGCATCATGCAGCCGTAAAAGCCACTATCGAAGCTGGAAAGGCGTTTTTCGGCACAGTTGACACTTGGTTGCTGTACAAATTAACCAGCGGTGCCGCCTATCTCACCGATCATACCAATGCCTCGCGGACCTTATTCTTCAATCTTAAAACATTGGATTGGGACCGCGACTTGCTAAGGAAATTTGATCTGCAAAACCTGCAACTTCCTGATATTCAAGCATCATCTTCATTCTTTGGCGCAATCGATTTTGAAGGATTATTGCAGACCAAGATCAATGTCACCGGTATGATCGGCGACTCACACGCCGCTGCTTTTGGAGAAGGATGTTTCGCGCCGGGCGTGGCGAAAGCAACATTGGGAACCGGTTCTTCCATCTTGATGAATATTGGAAAAGAGCCAAAATTTTCCAAAAATGGCATGGTAACGACTATTGGGTGGAGTACGGGCGATCACGTCGAATATGCACTGGAAGGCGTTATCGTCACGTGCGGTGCGACGGTTTTATGGTTGAAAAATAATCTTGGCATGTTTGGCGACATTGCAGATACGCAGGAAATGGCAAATTCGGTCCGGGATAACAATGGCGTATATCTGGTTCCGGCATTCAGCGGACTAGGCGCGCCGCACTGGGATATGAGCCGCAAAGCGTCCATCACCGGGCTGACTTTCGACTGTAATAAAAATCACGTGGTAAGGGCTGCACTGGAATCCATTCCCTATCAAATCAAGGATGTAATTACTGCTATGGAGTCGGATACGGGCATTTTGTTGCAGGAATTGAAAGTTGATGGCGGCCTCACCGCCAACACATTCGTCGTTCAGTTCCTGGCGGATCTGCTGGAAAAGCCGGTGGTGAATCTTGGCTTTCCGGAGGTTTCAGCCTTGGGTGCCGCCTATCTGGCTGGCCTGCAAGCGGGTGTATATAGGGACATTGCTTTTCTCGAAAATTTGAACACCAACCACACAATGCTGCTTCCCTCGCCTGACAATGCGATCGCACGGGCTGGCTATAAAGGTTGGCAGGAAGCGATTGGTTGA
- a CDS encoding SusC/RagA family TonB-linked outer membrane protein, translating to MKRTLPIILALILAVPVVNAQSLAVKGSVTGVNDTDPLPGVSVVIKGTQRGTTTGADGKFQIEVPSQETVLVFSFVGYQSVEETVGSRTEISVKLNSESKSLEEMVVVGYGSQSKRAVTGAVISINYDKFKDRSFSNVTQSLAGTLPGVNISQSQGAPGASPVIKIRGVSSITAGTNPLIVVDGVPLENFNLNLINPQDIESIEVLKDASSAAIYGSRGSSGVILVTTKMGKPGKVSVSANVEYGSQKVVRRVKMMDAQQYIETYKDAKNNAWIAQGGKASDPNSLRPATLKIPEDFTNNPQQFGKGTNWQDVMFRTAPSYNAQVTISGGTEKTQYMFSAAYLDQTAVLDANYYKRLSVRSNVKTQINKRLSVGLNLGITSIFDRTEGTQGKSDVISLGLQSNPHFPVYNENGNLGFRDPNSAWFRFTSFGDMNLWHPYSLTREVDKSRKSFNTLATGFLEYEIVDNLRFRTSLSGNLYNSRNAFYWNDKQKYGYSAVLAAQGNAGDAYMFNWLSENTLTYEKKIGEHALTGLLGYTSQKQRDETMYVAANNFPNDLVHTLNAGTVTAGNTTASEWSLLSYLARVQYNFKNKYFLTGAIRRDGMSRFGEDNKWGYFPSVSAGWLISDESFLSGVNAINSLKLRASYGVTGNNQIPNYGSISLLASAPYVNGTTIANGLKVSNLANSGLRWEKTNQFNVGVDLAIFNNRVNLSAEYYNSITRDMLLFVPVPDITGFSSQLTNIGKMRNRGVELNISTKNLAGAVTWTTDFNVSRNRNKVLQLGPGNAPIQYVDNVVTVRTEVGQPVSNFYGYVFDGVFNNQGEIDAYPHHASTTPGDPRVRDVNGDGKISDADRTILGNYQPDFTAGITNTVGYKGFELSFLFQGSFGGEIANNNVRYLGTWDNGRNFFESMYNYWRSEAQPGDGKHFKPSVNYLGLQKQFSSYWVEDASFVRLRNVRVSYSLPAKWTNKLKIGSARVYVNAENVHLFSKYTGYDPENTTYGTTSYSSSMETAGSYSSGNAPVPGAFQGVDYGSYPLPRTITVGIKADF from the coding sequence ATGAAGAGAACCTTACCAATCATCCTGGCATTGATACTGGCTGTGCCGGTGGTGAATGCGCAGAGTCTCGCTGTAAAAGGCAGCGTGACAGGCGTTAATGACACGGACCCTTTACCGGGTGTGAGTGTTGTGATCAAGGGGACGCAGCGGGGAACGACAACGGGCGCGGATGGAAAATTCCAGATCGAGGTGCCGAGTCAGGAAACAGTGCTGGTTTTCAGTTTCGTTGGTTATCAGTCTGTTGAAGAGACAGTTGGAAGCCGCACGGAGATTTCGGTAAAGCTGAATTCAGAAAGCAAATCATTGGAAGAAATGGTGGTGGTCGGTTATGGATCGCAAAGCAAGCGCGCTGTTACCGGGGCAGTGATTTCTATTAATTACGACAAATTCAAAGACCGCTCTTTCAGCAATGTGACGCAGTCGCTTGCCGGAACCTTGCCGGGGGTTAACATTTCCCAATCGCAAGGCGCGCCGGGCGCTTCGCCGGTGATCAAGATCCGTGGGGTCAGCTCTATTACAGCCGGCACAAACCCGCTGATCGTCGTGGACGGCGTTCCGCTTGAAAACTTCAATCTGAACCTCATTAACCCACAGGACATCGAGTCGATCGAGGTTTTGAAAGATGCTTCTTCGGCCGCGATTTATGGTTCGAGAGGTTCCAGCGGGGTGATTTTGGTTACGACCAAAATGGGCAAGCCGGGAAAAGTAAGCGTTAGCGCCAACGTGGAGTACGGATCGCAAAAAGTAGTCCGTCGCGTGAAAATGATGGACGCACAGCAATACATTGAAACCTATAAAGATGCAAAAAACAATGCGTGGATAGCGCAGGGCGGAAAGGCCAGCGACCCGAACAGTTTGCGTCCCGCAACATTAAAAATACCGGAAGACTTTACAAATAATCCGCAGCAATTCGGAAAGGGCACCAACTGGCAGGATGTCATGTTCCGCACAGCGCCGTCGTATAATGCGCAAGTGACGATTTCCGGCGGCACGGAAAAAACGCAATACATGTTTTCGGCCGCTTACCTGGATCAAACGGCTGTTTTGGATGCAAACTATTACAAACGCCTGTCCGTAAGATCTAATGTTAAAACGCAGATCAACAAGCGGTTAAGTGTCGGACTCAATCTGGGTATCACCTCTATTTTTGACCGCACGGAAGGCACGCAGGGGAAAAGCGATGTCATCAGTCTGGGTTTACAAAGCAACCCGCATTTTCCGGTTTACAATGAAAATGGCAACCTGGGGTTCCGTGATCCCAATTCAGCCTGGTTCCGGTTCACCTCATTCGGTGACATGAATTTATGGCATCCTTACTCACTTACAAGGGAAGTGGATAAGTCCAGAAAGTCGTTCAATACGCTGGCAACGGGCTTTCTGGAATATGAGATCGTGGATAATCTGAGATTCAGGACGAGCCTTAGCGGTAACCTTTACAACTCGCGCAATGCATTTTATTGGAATGATAAACAAAAATACGGTTACTCGGCGGTGCTGGCAGCGCAAGGCAATGCAGGAGACGCTTATATGTTCAACTGGCTGAGCGAAAACACATTAACCTATGAGAAAAAGATCGGAGAGCATGCATTAACGGGACTTCTGGGTTATACAAGCCAGAAACAGCGTGACGAGACCATGTATGTGGCTGCCAATAATTTCCCTAATGACCTGGTTCACACGCTCAATGCGGGAACGGTCACAGCCGGGAACACCACGGCGAGCGAATGGTCGTTGCTTTCGTATCTCGCGCGGGTGCAATATAATTTTAAGAACAAATATTTCCTGACAGGTGCGATCCGTCGCGATGGTATGTCGCGTTTTGGAGAAGACAATAAATGGGGTTACTTTCCTTCTGTATCAGCAGGTTGGCTCATTTCTGACGAGAGCTTTTTATCAGGCGTGAATGCGATCAACAGTCTGAAACTCCGCGCCAGCTACGGCGTGACCGGTAACAACCAGATCCCTAATTACGGATCGATCAGCTTGCTGGCATCGGCTCCTTATGTGAACGGCACAACGATTGCGAATGGTTTGAAAGTGAGTAACCTGGCCAACTCCGGACTGCGCTGGGAAAAGACAAACCAGTTCAATGTGGGCGTCGACCTGGCTATATTTAACAACCGGGTAAACCTATCGGCAGAATATTACAATTCGATCACCCGTGATATGCTCCTTTTCGTGCCTGTTCCCGACATTACCGGCTTTTCTTCTCAGCTCACAAACATTGGCAAGATGCGCAACCGGGGTGTTGAACTAAACATTTCCACCAAAAACCTGGCAGGTGCCGTTACCTGGACAACCGATTTCAACGTGTCCAGAAACCGCAATAAAGTGCTGCAACTGGGCCCGGGCAATGCGCCGATCCAGTATGTGGATAATGTGGTAACCGTCCGCACGGAAGTAGGGCAGCCTGTTTCGAATTTTTACGGATATGTTTTTGATGGTGTTTTCAACAACCAGGGCGAAATTGATGCTTACCCGCACCACGCCAGCACCACACCCGGCGACCCAAGGGTGCGCGACGTGAACGGAGATGGGAAAATCTCAGATGCGGACCGGACGATATTGGGCAACTACCAGCCCGATTTCACGGCCGGGATCACCAATACGGTTGGTTATAAGGGTTTTGAGCTTTCGTTTTTGTTTCAGGGATCGTTTGGCGGAGAGATTGCCAACAACAATGTGCGCTATCTGGGCACCTGGGACAATGGCCGTAATTTCTTTGAAAGCATGTACAATTACTGGCGTTCGGAAGCCCAGCCTGGCGATGGCAAACATTTCAAGCCGTCGGTAAATTATCTGGGTCTTCAAAAGCAATTCTCGTCCTACTGGGTGGAAGATGCATCTTTCGTACGGTTGCGCAATGTGCGGGTTTCCTATTCATTGCCTGCCAAATGGACCAACAAGCTCAAAATCGGCAGTGCCAGGGTCTACGTGAATGCCGAAAACGTGCATTTATTCAGCAAATACACAGGTTACGACCCAGAAAATACGACTTACGGAACGACGTCATATAGCAGCAGCATGGAAACAGCAGGCTCGTACAGCAGCGGAAATGCGCCTGTTCCGGGAGCATTCCAGGGCGTGGATTACGGATCTTATCCATTGCCAAGAACCATTACTGTAGGCATCAAAGCTGATTTCTAA
- a CDS encoding RagB/SusD family nutrient uptake outer membrane protein has protein sequence MKNILKIALAASILATTWGCKDSFLELAPISNPNAEIFYKTRTDFDLATNAAYNTLVTVYHPQGPVSYAGELMGDNVTIFNISGNQADKWQFRDYSLAPANTMVYQFWQDFYKSLYNINIILDKIATADIDAAYKSQVQGEMLFLRSLYYFNMVRIWGDVPLVTKPVTAAEAYSILRSPSTEIYAQIIKDLNEAKTKLPATSSIVGRATKGAAQTLLGKIYLTAGDKANAAKELKEVYDSKQYELLPSYASLWDVKNKNTKESIFEIQFLGGSATNPYSNYYLEFFPNSIALGFYGAGMNQVVDDIWNEYEKGDSRREASIDTGFVDAKGAFTAAKFPKKWTDKTAPLINQNIAANNNFIVLRYADVLLMLTEATGEVSYLNEVRKRAALPLYGTAGYPAKYNTVALALEHERRMELAFEFHRWFDLKRTNRAIPVLTAKGKNVSEPKLLLPIPNIVRDQNSRITQNAGY, from the coding sequence ATGAAAAATATACTAAAAATAGCCCTGGCCGCCAGCATATTGGCCACCACGTGGGGATGCAAAGACTCCTTCCTGGAACTTGCACCGATCTCAAACCCGAACGCCGAGATCTTCTATAAAACCAGAACCGATTTTGACCTCGCTACCAATGCGGCTTACAACACTTTGGTAACCGTTTATCATCCGCAGGGTCCGGTTTCCTACGCCGGTGAATTGATGGGCGACAATGTTACGATCTTTAACATTTCAGGCAACCAGGCCGACAAATGGCAGTTCCGGGATTATTCACTGGCTCCTGCGAACACAATGGTTTATCAGTTCTGGCAGGATTTCTACAAGTCGCTTTACAACATTAACATTATCCTGGACAAGATTGCTACGGCCGATATTGACGCCGCTTACAAGTCGCAGGTGCAAGGTGAGATGCTGTTTCTGCGTTCGCTATACTATTTCAATATGGTGCGGATCTGGGGTGATGTGCCGCTAGTAACCAAGCCGGTAACTGCTGCGGAAGCTTACAGCATTTTGCGTTCTCCATCGACAGAAATTTATGCGCAGATCATCAAAGACCTGAACGAAGCCAAAACAAAATTACCCGCCACTTCCAGCATTGTGGGCAGGGCAACCAAAGGCGCTGCGCAAACGCTTTTAGGCAAAATATACCTCACAGCCGGTGATAAGGCCAATGCGGCGAAAGAGCTGAAAGAGGTTTACGACAGCAAACAATATGAGCTGTTGCCTTCCTATGCTTCGCTTTGGGACGTAAAAAATAAGAATACCAAAGAATCCATCTTCGAAATCCAGTTCCTGGGAGGCAGCGCGACGAACCCTTACAGCAATTACTATCTCGAATTCTTCCCCAATTCGATCGCACTGGGCTTTTACGGAGCGGGCATGAACCAGGTCGTTGACGACATCTGGAACGAATATGAAAAAGGCGATTCCCGCAGGGAAGCCAGCATTGATACCGGTTTTGTGGATGCCAAAGGTGCTTTTACGGCTGCGAAATTTCCCAAAAAATGGACAGATAAAACGGCACCGCTTATCAATCAGAACATTGCAGCCAACAACAACTTTATCGTGCTGCGTTATGCGGATGTCCTGTTGATGCTGACAGAAGCAACGGGGGAAGTTTCCTATCTCAATGAAGTTCGTAAAAGGGCAGCATTACCGCTTTACGGAACAGCGGGTTATCCTGCCAAATACAACACCGTGGCGCTGGCACTGGAACACGAGCGCAGAATGGAGCTTGCTTTCGAATTTCACAGATGGTTTGATTTAAAGAGAACAAACCGCGCGATTCCGGTCCTGACCGCCAAAGGAAAGAATGTTTCCGAACCTAAATTACTATTGCCGATCCCGAACATTGTCCGCGATCAGAACTCTAGAATAACACAGAATGCCGGATATTAA
- a CDS encoding exo-alpha-sialidase, translated as MPDIKLKITTLVAVLCVQLSHAQDTVRYTGKTLVNVDYHHGALTPAIGVHSYQTLRVNREDPGKDTAITWTYNHAPNLVYWNNTFYLNYLSNPVGEHIPPGQTLLQTSKDGLIWTKPVTLFPPYKIPDGTKKKTHPGTAKDLYAVMHQRMGFYVSKSKKLLTLAYYGIALDAKDDPNDGNGIGRVVREIKQDSGFGPIYFIRPNASWNQKSGYPLYTESKDKEFVKACEELLANKLVTQQWVEEADRDDPLISLKGEYKALSAYHLPDGRVVGLWKNALTSISKDNGATWLYKPRRAPGFVNSNAKIWGQKTSDGKYATVYNPSEFRWPLAISVSDDGLNYKNLLLVNGEITSMRYGGNYKSYGPQYPRGISEGDGGLANGIPPDGKLWVSYSMNKEDIWVSSVPVPVRSVAEKHATDRFNELPNGKELSEWNIYSPLWAAVGIEKGADNTKFLSLKDSDPFDYAKAERVIPATKQLTAEIAVEPKQNDHGLLGIEFQDAKGTPGIRLSFDSTGNFRAKAGYRNKNLMTYKPGEKYEITVRLNTETRLYSVTVNGKNLGNNILFAPLESVSRITFRTGNTRRFPNADTPTDQMYDLPNAGGKDREAAYNVRYVTSKSE; from the coding sequence ATGCCGGATATTAAACTGAAAATAACAACATTGGTGGCAGTCCTGTGCGTGCAGCTTTCGCACGCGCAGGACACGGTCCGTTATACGGGTAAAACTTTGGTGAATGTAGATTATCACCATGGCGCGCTCACGCCGGCGATCGGCGTCCATTCCTACCAGACATTGCGGGTTAACCGCGAAGATCCGGGCAAGGACACGGCTATAACCTGGACTTATAATCATGCACCCAATCTCGTTTATTGGAACAATACATTTTATCTCAATTACCTGAGCAATCCTGTGGGTGAGCACATTCCGCCGGGGCAAACATTACTTCAGACTTCAAAAGATGGCCTCATCTGGACGAAACCGGTTACGCTCTTTCCGCCCTATAAAATTCCCGACGGGACAAAGAAAAAGACGCATCCCGGAACGGCAAAAGACCTTTACGCAGTCATGCACCAGCGCATGGGTTTTTATGTTTCCAAAAGCAAAAAATTGCTGACGCTTGCCTATTATGGCATTGCCCTGGATGCCAAGGACGATCCCAATGATGGAAACGGGATTGGCCGGGTGGTGCGGGAAATCAAGCAGGATAGCGGTTTCGGGCCTATTTACTTCATCCGGCCTAATGCTTCCTGGAACCAAAAATCGGGTTATCCGCTGTATACGGAAAGCAAGGATAAGGAGTTTGTCAAAGCATGCGAAGAGTTGCTGGCTAATAAGCTCGTAACGCAGCAATGGGTAGAGGAAGCCGACCGCGATGATCCTTTGATCTCATTGAAAGGAGAGTATAAAGCGCTTAGTGCCTATCATTTGCCAGATGGCAGGGTGGTGGGCCTTTGGAAAAATGCCTTAACCAGCATAAGCAAAGACAATGGCGCCACTTGGCTGTACAAGCCCAGGCGTGCGCCAGGATTCGTCAATAGTAATGCTAAAATATGGGGGCAAAAAACTTCCGACGGCAAATATGCAACGGTTTACAATCCATCCGAATTCCGCTGGCCGCTCGCCATTTCGGTAAGTGATGATGGACTGAATTATAAAAATCTGCTCCTGGTAAATGGCGAGATAACGTCCATGCGTTATGGCGGCAATTACAAATCTTACGGCCCGCAATATCCGCGCGGCATCAGTGAGGGTGACGGCGGTCTAGCGAACGGGATTCCGCCGGATGGAAAGCTTTGGGTGAGTTATAGTATGAACAAAGAAGACATCTGGGTCTCATCCGTGCCTGTGCCTGTAAGGTCCGTGGCCGAGAAACACGCAACAGACCGCTTTAATGAGCTGCCAAACGGAAAGGAACTTTCGGAATGGAACATTTATAGTCCGCTTTGGGCCGCTGTCGGCATTGAAAAAGGTGCAGATAATACCAAATTCCTGTCCTTAAAAGACTCAGATCCATTTGATTATGCCAAAGCAGAACGCGTAATACCGGCTACTAAACAGCTGACTGCTGAAATTGCTGTTGAGCCAAAACAAAATGACCACGGTTTGCTGGGTATTGAGTTTCAGGATGCAAAAGGCACACCCGGGATCAGACTTTCCTTTGATTCGACGGGTAATTTCAGGGCGAAAGCAGGTTATAGGAACAAAAATCTGATGACCTATAAGCCGGGTGAAAAATACGAGATCACGGTAAGGCTCAACACGGAAACGCGGCTTTACAGCGTGACTGTCAATGGCAAAAATCTAGGCAATAACATTCTTTTTGCCCCGCTGGAATCCGTGAGCCGCATCACATTCCGGACAGGAAACACCAGACGATTCCCTAATGCCGACACGCCCACAGATCAAATGTACGACCTTCCCAATGCAGGCGGAAAAGACCGGGAAGCGGCTTATAACGTCCGATATGTAACGAGCAAGTCAGAATAA